One window of Nocardioides dongkuii genomic DNA carries:
- the rpsA gene encoding 30S ribosomal protein S1 — protein MTSTISILPDYDAPQVAINDIGSEEDFLAAIDATIKYFNDGDIVAGTIVKVDRDEVLLDIGYKTEGVIPSRELSIKHDVDPSEVVSVGDEVEALVLQKEDKEGRLILSKKRAQYERAWGTIEQVKEEDGVVEGTVIEVVKGGLILDIGLRGFLPASLVEMRRVRDLQPYVGQTLEAKIIELDKNRNNVVLSRRAWLEQTQSEVRHGFLTQLQKGQIRKGVVSSIVNFGAFVDLGGVDGLVHVSELSWKHIDHPSEVVAVGDEVTVEVLDVDMDRERVSLSLKATQEDPWQHFARTHQIGQIVPGKVTKLVPFGSFVRVEEGIEGLVHISELAERHVEIPEQVVQVNDDVMVKIIDIDLERRRISLSLKQANETAAAAEVEDFDPTLYGMTATYDEQGNYVYPDGFDPDTGEWLEGFEEQRAVWEEQYAKAHARWEAHVKQQAEAKQAEVEAGEATSYSSGGGSTEATEDGDGSGAAEGGSLASDEALQALREKLTGGAS, from the coding sequence ATGACGAGCACCATCTCGATTCTTCCCGATTACGACGCGCCCCAGGTCGCGATCAACGACATCGGTTCTGAAGAAGACTTCCTGGCCGCCATCGACGCGACGATCAAGTACTTCAACGACGGCGACATCGTCGCCGGCACGATCGTCAAGGTCGACCGCGACGAGGTCCTCCTCGACATCGGCTACAAGACCGAGGGCGTCATCCCCTCGCGCGAGCTGTCGATCAAGCACGACGTCGACCCGTCCGAGGTTGTCTCGGTCGGCGACGAGGTCGAGGCCCTGGTCCTCCAGAAGGAGGACAAGGAAGGCCGCCTGATCCTGTCCAAGAAGCGCGCCCAGTACGAGCGCGCCTGGGGCACCATCGAGCAGGTCAAGGAAGAGGACGGCGTCGTCGAGGGCACCGTCATCGAGGTCGTCAAGGGCGGCCTGATCCTGGACATCGGCCTGCGCGGCTTCCTGCCCGCCTCGCTGGTGGAGATGCGCCGCGTCCGCGACCTGCAGCCGTACGTCGGCCAGACGCTCGAGGCGAAGATCATCGAGCTCGACAAGAACCGCAACAACGTGGTCCTCTCGCGCCGTGCCTGGCTCGAGCAGACCCAGTCCGAGGTTCGCCACGGCTTCCTGACCCAGCTCCAGAAGGGCCAGATCCGCAAGGGCGTCGTGTCCTCGATCGTCAACTTCGGTGCGTTCGTGGACCTCGGCGGCGTCGACGGCCTCGTGCACGTCTCGGAGCTGTCCTGGAAGCACATCGACCACCCGTCCGAGGTCGTCGCGGTCGGCGACGAGGTCACCGTCGAGGTGCTCGACGTCGACATGGACCGCGAGCGTGTCTCCCTGTCGCTGAAGGCGACCCAGGAGGACCCGTGGCAGCACTTCGCCCGGACCCACCAGATCGGTCAGATCGTGCCCGGCAAGGTCACCAAGCTGGTGCCCTTCGGTTCGTTCGTCCGTGTCGAGGAGGGCATCGAGGGCCTGGTGCACATCTCCGAGCTGGCCGAGCGCCACGTGGAGATCCCCGAGCAGGTCGTCCAGGTCAACGACGACGTCATGGTCAAGATCATCGACATCGACCTCGAGCGTCGCCGGATCTCGCTGTCGCTCAAGCAGGCCAACGAGACCGCCGCCGCGGCCGAGGTCGAGGACTTCGACCCGACGCTCTACGGCATGACCGCGACCTACGACGAGCAGGGCAACTACGTCTACCCCGACGGCTTCGACCCCGACACGGGCGAGTGGCTCGAGGGCTTCGAGGAGCAGCGCGCGGTCTGGGAGGAGCAGTACGCCAAGGCGCACGCTCGCTGGGAGGCGCACGTCAAGCAGCAGGCCGAGGCCAAGCAGGCCGAGGTCGAGGCCGGCGAGGCCACGTCGTACTCCAGCGGCGGCGGCAGCACCGAGGCGACCGAGGACGGCGACGGCAGCGGCGCTGCCGAGGGCGGCTCGCTCGCCTCTGACGAGGCGCTGCAGGCGCTCCGCGAGAAGCTCACCGGCGGCGCCAGCTGA